From Brochothrix thermosphacta DSM 20171 = FSL F6-1036, a single genomic window includes:
- the alaS gene encoding alanine--tRNA ligase: MKALKGAEIRQMFLEFFESKGHKIEPSASLVPKEDPTLLWINSGVATLKKYFDGTVISDNPRLTNAQKAIRTNDIENVGKTARHHTFFEMLGNFSIGDYFREDAIKWAWELLTSDEWFAMPKDKLYVTVFPEDTESIAVWKSLGLSDDRIIPIEDNFWEIGAGPSGPNTEIFYDRGEAYDKEKIGLRLLAEDLENDRYIEIWNVVLSQFNADPAVPRSEYKELPNKNIDTGMGLERMACVLQEVETNFESDLFMPIINHVEKIAGVNYSTSDVQTKTAFKVIADHIRTVAFAVGDGALPSNEGRGYVLRRLIRRAVRYAKFLNIEKPFMYELVGTVAKNMSDFYPEVLQNQAFIEKVIRNEEERFHETLNDGLAILEKLITDAKAAGTKELPGEAIFKLYDTYGFPVELTEEYAEDQGLKVDHEAFEIEMNKQRQRARDARSTEGSMNIQSDVLSKITVASEFVGYTHTAIEANIVAIIKDGEQVKELAAGETGDVIFDKTPFYAQAGGQVADIGTITSADVAASVTAVQKAPQQQNLHSVSVEKGTLAEGSSYHLEIDAAARRLIVKNHTATHLLHRALKNVLGEHVNQAGSLVDSERLRFDFSHFGQITADELKVIEAEVNARIWDEIPVVIEEKGIEEAKELGAMMLFGEKYGDVVRVVQVGDYSLEFCGGVHVKNTSEIGIFKIVSESGTGAGIRRIEAVTSQAAYAHDNQLIEALSTTATTLKTSVSDVPVKALQLQADLKTAQQENEKLTARLSAQAAQSLFENPEQIDGVNVTAAKVDVKDMNQLRQLVDLWKQKEESGIVVLIASPESDKVNIIAAVSPDLIKKGFKAGALVKEVAVITGGNGGGRPDMAQAGGKDASQIPAALEAVKAWVKA, translated from the coding sequence ATGAAAGCTTTAAAGGGTGCAGAAATACGTCAAATGTTTTTAGAATTTTTTGAATCAAAAGGTCATAAAATTGAGCCAAGTGCTTCACTTGTGCCAAAAGAGGACCCGACTTTACTATGGATTAATTCGGGAGTAGCAACATTGAAAAAATATTTTGACGGTACAGTTATCTCAGACAATCCTCGTTTAACAAATGCTCAAAAAGCAATTCGTACGAACGATATTGAGAATGTCGGAAAAACAGCACGTCATCATACATTTTTTGAAATGCTTGGTAACTTTTCTATCGGCGATTATTTCCGTGAAGATGCCATTAAATGGGCTTGGGAATTATTAACAAGTGATGAGTGGTTCGCAATGCCAAAAGATAAACTATATGTGACTGTTTTTCCAGAAGATACGGAATCAATTGCTGTATGGAAGTCGTTAGGTTTATCGGATGATCGTATTATTCCGATTGAAGATAACTTCTGGGAAATTGGTGCTGGACCTTCCGGACCAAATACAGAAATTTTTTACGATCGTGGCGAAGCGTACGATAAAGAAAAAATTGGTTTGCGTTTGTTAGCAGAGGATTTAGAGAATGACCGTTACATTGAAATATGGAACGTAGTACTTTCACAATTTAATGCTGATCCAGCAGTTCCTCGTAGTGAGTACAAAGAGCTTCCAAACAAAAACATTGATACGGGGATGGGTCTTGAACGAATGGCTTGTGTGTTACAAGAAGTTGAAACTAACTTTGAGAGCGATTTATTTATGCCCATCATCAATCATGTTGAAAAAATTGCAGGTGTAAACTATTCTACAAGCGATGTACAAACAAAAACAGCATTTAAAGTAATTGCTGATCATATTCGTACGGTTGCTTTTGCAGTAGGTGATGGTGCATTACCTTCAAATGAAGGTCGTGGATATGTACTTCGTCGTTTAATTCGTCGAGCAGTTCGTTACGCTAAGTTCTTAAATATCGAAAAACCATTCATGTATGAATTAGTAGGCACAGTTGCTAAAAACATGAGTGACTTTTATCCAGAAGTATTACAAAATCAAGCGTTTATCGAAAAAGTGATTCGTAATGAAGAAGAGCGTTTCCATGAAACATTAAATGATGGTTTAGCAATTTTGGAAAAATTAATTACAGATGCGAAAGCTGCAGGTACAAAAGAACTACCAGGCGAAGCTATCTTTAAATTATATGATACATATGGTTTTCCAGTCGAGTTAACAGAAGAGTATGCCGAAGATCAAGGGTTAAAAGTTGATCATGAAGCGTTTGAAATTGAAATGAATAAACAACGTCAACGCGCACGTGATGCACGTTCAACAGAAGGATCAATGAATATTCAAAGCGATGTTCTTTCAAAAATAACAGTTGCAAGTGAATTTGTAGGTTATACTCACACTGCTATTGAAGCGAACATTGTTGCAATCATTAAAGATGGTGAACAAGTAAAAGAATTGGCAGCTGGTGAAACGGGTGACGTTATTTTTGATAAAACACCTTTTTATGCTCAAGCCGGTGGTCAAGTTGCTGATATAGGGACAATTACTTCTGCTGATGTTGCAGCAAGTGTAACAGCCGTTCAAAAAGCACCACAACAACAAAATCTTCACAGTGTTAGCGTAGAAAAAGGAACGTTAGCGGAAGGTTCTAGCTATCATTTGGAAATTGATGCTGCAGCGCGTCGTTTGATTGTTAAAAATCATACAGCGACTCATTTATTACACCGTGCACTCAAGAATGTTTTAGGTGAACATGTTAACCAAGCAGGTTCATTAGTTGATTCTGAACGTTTACGTTTTGATTTCTCGCATTTTGGTCAAATTACAGCAGATGAATTAAAAGTAATTGAAGCTGAAGTTAATGCACGTATTTGGGATGAAATTCCTGTTGTTATTGAAGAAAAAGGTATTGAAGAAGCCAAAGAATTGGGCGCAATGATGCTCTTCGGTGAAAAATACGGAGATGTTGTGCGTGTTGTTCAAGTAGGCGATTATAGTCTGGAATTCTGTGGAGGCGTACATGTAAAAAATACTTCTGAAATCGGTATTTTTAAAATTGTTTCCGAAAGTGGAACAGGAGCAGGTATCCGTCGTATTGAAGCAGTAACTAGCCAAGCTGCATATGCTCATGACAATCAATTAATCGAAGCGTTAAGCACAACAGCAACAACGCTTAAAACGTCAGTAAGTGATGTGCCTGTTAAAGCGTTACAATTACAAGCAGATTTAAAAACAGCACAACAAGAAAATGAAAAATTAACAGCACGTTTGTCTGCGCAAGCGGCACAATCATTGTTTGAAAACCCAGAACAAATTGATGGTGTAAATGTTACGGCAGCAAAAGTAGATGTAAAAGATATGAACCAATTACGTCAATTAGTAGATTTATGGAAACAAAAAGAAGAAAGTGGTATTGTCGTATTAATTGCATCACCAGAAAGTGATAAAGTAAATATTATTGCAGCAGTATCACCTGATTTAATTAAAAAAGGCTTCAAAGCAGGGGCACTTGTAAAAGAAGTAGCGGTTATAACAGGCGGTAACGGTGGTGGACGCCCTGATATGGCTCAAGCTGGAGGGAAAGATGCAAGTCAAATTCCAGCCGCTTTAGAGGCAGTTAAAGCATGGGTAAAAGCTTAA
- a CDS encoding IreB family regulatory phosphoprotein, with product MRPFDETMRYDFGDDLNKPAIKDVLQKVYVALEEKGYNPTGQIVGYLLSGDPAYIPRHNEARQLIRGLERDEIIEELVNSYLKVESESN from the coding sequence ATGCGTCCTTTTGACGAAACAATGAGATACGATTTTGGTGATGATCTGAATAAACCAGCCATAAAAGATGTGTTGCAAAAAGTTTATGTTGCACTCGAAGAAAAAGGATACAACCCCACAGGGCAAATAGTGGGATATCTTTTAAGTGGTGACCCTGCTTATATTCCGCGACATAATGAAGCTAGACAATTAATTCGTGGACTTGAGCGCGATGAAATTATCGAAGAATTGGTTAACAGTTATTTAAAAGTGGAAAGTGAGAGCAACTAA
- the ruvX gene encoding Holliday junction resolvase RuvX, whose translation MRTMGLDVGSHTVGVAISDTLGWTAQGIETIRINEEKENFGFDRVAELIKEYTVTKVVVGYPKNMNNSIGPRAEAAERYAASIGELFNLPVVLWDERLTTVAAERMLIEGDVRRNKRKGVIDKIAAGLILQGYLDSQS comes from the coding sequence ATGAGAACGATGGGACTGGATGTTGGTTCACATACAGTGGGCGTTGCAATCAGTGACACACTTGGATGGACAGCTCAAGGAATAGAAACAATACGTATCAATGAAGAAAAAGAAAATTTCGGATTTGATCGTGTCGCAGAATTGATTAAGGAGTATACTGTAACGAAAGTTGTAGTAGGATATCCAAAGAATATGAATAATTCTATTGGGCCAAGAGCAGAAGCTGCTGAGCGTTATGCAGCCTCGATTGGTGAACTCTTTAACCTTCCTGTTGTTTTATGGGATGAACGTCTAACGACAGTTGCTGCAGAGCGAATGCTAATAGAAGGCGATGTCAGACGAAACAAACGTAAAGGTGTTATTGATAAAATTGCTGCAGGATTAATTTTACAAGGCTACCTTGATTCACAATCTTAA
- a CDS encoding DUF1292 domain-containing protein: MSENNHEHEHAHDHEHITVIDENGNEELYAVLLTFEPEKESPFFGNSYVYCYPESEHDAEEVELQVYTYIQQPDGTAGELKPVLEDDEWEMVEEVLNTFLVDEEEAE, encoded by the coding sequence ATGAGCGAAAACAATCACGAACACGAACATGCACACGATCATGAACACATTACAGTTATTGATGAAAATGGTAACGAGGAACTCTATGCAGTATTATTAACATTTGAACCAGAAAAAGAAAGTCCTTTCTTCGGTAACTCTTATGTTTATTGCTACCCAGAGAGTGAACATGATGCAGAGGAAGTTGAATTACAAGTTTACACTTACATCCAACAACCTGATGGTACTGCTGGTGAATTAAAACCAGTTCTTGAAGATGACGAGTGGGAAATGGTAGAAGAAGTATTAAACACATTCCTAGTTGACGAAGAAGAAGCTGAATAA
- the mltG gene encoding endolytic transglycosylase MltG: protein MKKRKKSSNKGKMIVLIVLSFIVILAIGGYFYFVYTISAVDKDNKTDIYIKVKQGETMSSLADELKKKDLIHQPLIFTYYAKYLQQTELKEGQYIVDKTMNAKKIIDKFVNGEQAKAPALTIPEGLNIPQTAEKISAYTNLKDADVMAQLNDKVFVKKMIEKYPNLITDNVLQEGIKYPLEGYLFPATYTFPVGDKPTVQQIAEEMIQKTDKVITPHLEEIKKTNLSVNQFLAFTSLLEKEATAHTDRSKIASVFYNRLEAKMPIQSDVTVLYALNKTGTTFVSYKDIKVDSPYNTYLIDHLPIGPISNSSELSINAALNPAKTDYYYFLADTETGDVYYAKTLKEHNRLAAKHVK from the coding sequence ATGAAAAAACGTAAAAAGTCATCCAATAAAGGTAAGATGATTGTTTTAATTGTTTTGAGTTTTATCGTTATTTTAGCAATCGGAGGTTATTTTTACTTCGTGTATACTATTTCTGCAGTGGATAAAGATAATAAAACAGATATTTACATTAAAGTGAAACAAGGTGAAACAATGAGCAGTTTAGCCGACGAATTGAAGAAAAAAGATTTGATTCATCAACCGCTTATTTTCACGTATTATGCGAAATACTTGCAACAAACTGAGTTAAAAGAAGGTCAATACATTGTTGATAAAACAATGAATGCCAAAAAAATTATCGATAAGTTTGTTAATGGGGAGCAAGCTAAAGCGCCTGCACTTACAATTCCTGAAGGATTGAATATCCCTCAAACAGCAGAAAAGATTTCTGCTTATACAAATCTTAAAGACGCAGATGTAATGGCTCAGCTAAACGATAAGGTTTTTGTTAAAAAAATGATTGAAAAGTACCCCAATTTAATCACAGATAATGTGCTGCAAGAGGGAATCAAGTATCCGTTAGAAGGTTATCTTTTCCCAGCAACATATACATTCCCAGTTGGAGATAAACCAACTGTGCAACAAATTGCAGAGGAAATGATTCAGAAAACAGATAAAGTTATCACACCACATTTGGAAGAGATTAAGAAAACTAATTTAAGTGTAAATCAGTTTTTGGCTTTCACATCTCTCCTTGAAAAAGAAGCGACTGCACATACGGACCGCTCAAAAATCGCAAGTGTATTCTATAACCGTTTAGAAGCAAAAATGCCTATTCAATCAGATGTTACAGTGTTATATGCATTGAATAAAACAGGCACAACATTTGTGAGTTATAAAGATATCAAAGTAGATTCACCGTATAATACTTATCTCATTGATCATTTGCCGATTGGTCCGATTAGTAATAGTAGTGAACTTTCAATTAATGCAGCACTTAACCCTGCTAAAACGGATTATTACTACTTCTTAGCAGATACAGAAACTGGCGATGTTTATTATGCTAAAACACTCAAAGAGCATAATCGTCTAGCAGCAAAACACGTAAAATAA
- the udk gene encoding uridine kinase — MGNQSIVIGITGGTGSGKTSVSRSIIEYFSGKSILMIEQDAYYKDQSHLSFEERLNTNYDHPFAFDTDRFIDDIKALRQGNAIEKPVYDYAAHTRSDKTIYQESQDVIIVEGILVLADERLRDLMDIKVYVDTDDDIRIIRRMLRDIKERGRTIESVVEQYTTVVKPMHNQFIEPTKKYADVIIPEGGENKVAIDLLQTKVSHFYQNKD; from the coding sequence ATGGGTAATCAATCAATCGTCATCGGAATAACAGGGGGAACAGGCTCTGGTAAAACAAGTGTCTCGCGATCAATAATTGAATATTTTTCAGGAAAATCAATTTTGATGATTGAACAAGACGCTTATTATAAAGACCAAAGTCATCTTTCTTTTGAAGAAAGATTAAACACGAATTACGACCACCCCTTTGCGTTTGATACTGACCGTTTTATCGATGATATTAAAGCGTTACGACAAGGGAACGCAATCGAAAAACCTGTTTATGATTACGCCGCACATACAAGATCAGATAAAACAATTTATCAAGAATCACAAGATGTTATTATAGTTGAAGGTATTCTTGTTTTAGCAGATGAGCGTTTGCGAGATTTAATGGACATTAAAGTTTATGTCGATACCGATGATGATATTCGGATCATTCGACGTATGCTTCGTGATATTAAAGAACGTGGTCGTACAATTGAATCGGTTGTAGAGCAATATACTACAGTTGTAAAACCGATGCACAATCAATTTATTGAACCAACTAAAAAATATGCAGACGTTATTATTCCAGAAGGTGGCGAAAACAAAGTTGCGATTGATTTATTGCAAACAAAAGTAAGCCACTTCTATCAAAATAAGGACTGA
- the greA gene encoding transcription elongation factor GreA has product MEEKVFPMTLEGKKKLEDEIHELKTVKRKEVVERIKIARGFGDLSENSEYDAAKDEQAFVEGRITTLENMVRNAEIIDSSDSANDIVSIGKTITFKELPKGDDETYTIVGSAEADPFKGLISNDSPIAKALLGHKVNEEVSVPTPSGEVNVRIVDIKA; this is encoded by the coding sequence GTGGAAGAAAAAGTATTCCCAATGACATTAGAAGGTAAGAAGAAATTAGAAGATGAAATTCATGAACTAAAGACAGTTAAACGTAAAGAAGTAGTAGAGCGTATCAAAATTGCCCGTGGTTTTGGTGATTTAAGTGAGAACTCTGAATACGATGCAGCTAAAGATGAGCAAGCATTTGTAGAAGGTCGTATCACAACGCTTGAAAATATGGTTCGTAACGCTGAAATCATTGATAGCTCAGATTCAGCAAATGATATCGTTTCCATCGGAAAAACTATCACTTTTAAAGAATTGCCTAAAGGTGATGACGAAACTTATACAATCGTTGGTAGTGCTGAAGCAGATCCGTTTAAAGGTCTTATTTCTAACGATTCACCAATTGCCAAAGCATTACTTGGACATAAAGTGAATGAAGAAGTATCAGTTCCAACACCAAGCGGTGAAGTTAACGTTCGTATTGTGGATATTAAAGCGTAA
- a CDS encoding YrrS family protein codes for MSRQEKYHNKSEKKQYVTPKETPNYGIDDNEGEMNESSRLSKSQKRKRTNFILNIMIVVLLIAIATTLYFVILTTDTPGKQPEGVKTASGESSSEQVIKKKSSDDDNSSSKKKTKETSDIKITKKAGPADSNIKEEWTADWQPIGTKQTGQHVNSYESGSDDWAEKIAAIAKTLTISETNVQTWYIENGVGSGSDAIATVSPKDKEDDTYRLYLSWVDKKGWKTDKVEELKTNDKK; via the coding sequence ATGAGTCGTCAAGAAAAATACCATAACAAATCTGAAAAAAAGCAATATGTAACCCCGAAAGAAACGCCGAATTATGGAATTGATGATAATGAAGGCGAGATGAATGAATCGTCACGTTTAAGCAAAAGCCAAAAACGTAAACGAACAAACTTCATCTTAAATATTATGATTGTTGTTTTATTGATAGCAATCGCTACAACGTTGTACTTTGTCATTTTAACGACAGACACACCAGGTAAACAACCAGAGGGTGTTAAAACGGCAAGTGGTGAATCGTCATCTGAACAGGTAATAAAAAAGAAAAGTTCAGATGATGATAATTCATCATCTAAAAAGAAAACAAAAGAAACATCCGATATTAAAATAACTAAAAAAGCGGGTCCAGCTGATTCTAATATCAAAGAAGAGTGGACAGCAGACTGGCAACCGATAGGTACTAAACAAACAGGGCAACACGTTAATTCTTATGAGAGTGGTAGTGATGATTGGGCTGAAAAAATTGCTGCAATTGCCAAAACACTTACTATTTCTGAAACTAACGTTCAAACATGGTATATTGAAAATGGTGTAGGTTCAGGCAGCGATGCAATTGCGACAGTCTCTCCTAAAGATAAAGAGGATGATACCTACCGTTTGTATTTAAGCTGGGTTGATAAAAAAGGTTGGAAAACCGACAAGGTAGAAGAATTAAAAACAAACGATAAAAAATAA
- a CDS encoding 5'-methylthioadenosine/adenosylhomocysteine nucleosidase, with translation MKFGIIGAMQEEVELLKGMLVDREEHQIANGLFYTGQLEGRDVVLLQSGIGKVNAALTTSILIDRFSPDVVINTGSAGGLDTNLNVGDVVLAKQLTYGDADATAFGYSYGQVPQMPAFYEPEAELQSKVLALLKAISTDYQVVEGLILTNDSFIHRPDQREHLLAHFPNAQASEMEATAIAQTAFQFKIPSIVIRSLSDIAGKESSMTYEEFLPLAAENSARIVKTIVTELN, from the coding sequence ATGAAATTTGGGATTATTGGTGCAATGCAAGAAGAAGTTGAGTTATTAAAAGGAATGTTGGTTGATCGAGAAGAACACCAGATTGCTAATGGTTTATTTTACACCGGTCAATTAGAAGGTCGCGATGTTGTCTTATTACAGTCGGGTATTGGAAAAGTTAATGCCGCATTGACGACATCAATTTTAATCGATCGTTTTTCGCCAGATGTAGTAATCAATACAGGTTCTGCAGGTGGACTAGATACGAATTTAAACGTAGGAGACGTTGTGTTAGCCAAACAACTTACTTATGGTGATGCTGATGCAACAGCCTTCGGTTATAGCTATGGGCAAGTGCCTCAAATGCCAGCATTTTATGAGCCTGAAGCTGAATTACAGTCGAAAGTATTGGCATTATTAAAAGCTATTAGTACAGATTATCAAGTGGTGGAAGGACTTATCTTAACGAACGATTCCTTTATTCACCGACCTGATCAACGTGAACATCTGTTAGCACATTTCCCTAATGCACAAGCTTCGGAAATGGAAGCAACAGCTATTGCACAAACAGCGTTCCAATTTAAAATACCAAGCATTGTTATTCGTTCATTATCAGATATTGCTGGAAAAGAATCTTCAATGACATATGAAGAATTTTTGCCATTAGCTGCTGAAAATTCTGCAAGAATTGTTAAAACAATTGTGACGGAGCTTAATTAA
- a CDS encoding DNA-3-methyladenine glycosylase I, with amino-acid sequence MDKLSGSELYSKQWGQPTHDDTQLFYLLTVGTFQAGLSWKMVTNKREVFLRNFHNMSIRDVAGMTEADVDNILNDPEMIRNYRKIMATVINAQAIVKIQAEYGSFARYLWEYVEGRPREIIYTHSDEISNVSPFASIVAKDLKKRGFKFVGPVVTYMFLKAGGIVKDIVIDQ; translated from the coding sequence ATGGATAAATTATCGGGTTCTGAGCTATATTCAAAACAATGGGGACAACCTACACATGACGATACACAATTATTTTACTTGCTGACAGTAGGTACTTTTCAAGCAGGGCTTAGTTGGAAGATGGTCACCAATAAAAGAGAGGTATTTCTTCGAAACTTCCACAATATGTCTATTCGAGATGTAGCGGGAATGACTGAAGCAGACGTTGATAACATATTGAACGATCCAGAGATGATTCGTAATTATCGTAAAATAATGGCAACGGTGATAAACGCACAAGCCATTGTTAAGATACAAGCAGAGTACGGTAGTTTTGCACGTTATCTTTGGGAATATGTCGAGGGAAGACCGCGTGAAATAATTTATACTCACAGTGATGAAATTTCTAACGTCTCACCCTTTGCAAGTATCGTAGCGAAAGATTTGAAAAAACGTGGTTTTAAATTTGTTGGTCCAGTGGTAACTTATATGTTTTTAAAAGCAGGTGGGATTGTAAAAGATATTGTTATTGATCAATAA
- a CDS encoding M3 family oligoendopeptidase, with protein MSKKNYSLSWDIDSFFKGGSHSAELQAKLEQTSKELAAFTTAVSEWDGQDYTVFTELTSSYANLGMATFQMGSFVECFSAADASDTYSDTLLNRLGSLNATLQNASNELSKKTTLLSDEHWQQWLETDALKEIAFVLDELRTNQTFLLSDKEETLINNLSVDGYAGWSAHYDTLVHSMRFDVVNEQGEAVSLSAGQTDNLLNSANYDVRHNAFKVWEQTWQEKGALFADTLNHLIGFRLAKYQAREWDILDESLRLNRLEEATLNSIWDVVSNNKAPVLAFLERKAKMLNLDKLGWVDVEAPLTLTDTQTTLTFQEGAEFIEEHFAKFSPKMAEFARNAFENNWIEAEDRDNKRPGGFCTEFPEDGESRIFMTYDGSANTISTLAHELGHAFHSHVMRDQSPLNRDYAMNVAETASTFAEILISDAAIKVAASKEEHIQLLEDKIQRSVAFFMNIHSRFLFEKRFHKARLDGAVTVEGLNKLMEDAQKEAYVDSLKDYHPTFWQSKLHFYIDDIPFYNYPYTFGFLFSAGIYAHAGTVEGSYEDAYIALLQDTGSMTTEELAQKHLNVDLTKPDFWQAAVDIILKDIDEFLELTK; from the coding sequence ATGTCGAAAAAAAATTATTCGCTATCTTGGGATATTGATTCATTTTTCAAAGGTGGCTCACATTCAGCTGAGCTTCAAGCTAAATTAGAACAAACAAGCAAAGAATTGGCTGCTTTTACTACAGCAGTCTCAGAGTGGGATGGTCAAGATTACACCGTCTTTACTGAGTTAACATCCAGTTATGCGAATTTAGGAATGGCCACTTTCCAAATGGGTTCATTTGTGGAGTGTTTCTCAGCTGCTGATGCTAGTGATACGTATAGCGACACACTGCTCAACCGTTTGGGTTCATTAAATGCAACCCTACAAAATGCTTCTAATGAACTTTCAAAGAAAACAACCTTATTATCTGATGAACATTGGCAACAATGGTTAGAAACTGATGCTTTAAAAGAAATTGCTTTTGTATTAGATGAGTTACGCACGAACCAAACCTTCCTGCTCTCTGATAAAGAAGAGACACTTATCAATAATTTAAGTGTTGATGGGTATGCTGGCTGGTCAGCGCATTATGATACGCTTGTTCATTCTATGCGTTTTGATGTTGTTAATGAGCAAGGTGAGGCTGTTTCGTTATCAGCAGGTCAGACTGACAACCTTTTGAACTCAGCTAACTATGACGTTCGCCACAACGCCTTTAAAGTTTGGGAACAAACGTGGCAAGAAAAAGGCGCGTTATTTGCTGATACCTTAAACCACTTAATTGGCTTCCGATTAGCAAAATATCAAGCGCGTGAGTGGGATATCCTTGATGAGTCATTGCGCCTCAATCGTTTAGAAGAAGCAACTTTAAATAGCATTTGGGATGTTGTTTCAAATAACAAAGCACCTGTTTTAGCCTTTCTAGAGCGTAAAGCGAAAATGCTTAATCTTGATAAACTGGGTTGGGTTGATGTAGAAGCGCCCTTAACTTTAACTGACACTCAAACAACACTGACATTCCAAGAAGGCGCTGAATTTATTGAAGAACACTTTGCCAAGTTCAGTCCAAAAATGGCCGAATTTGCACGCAATGCGTTTGAAAACAACTGGATTGAAGCTGAAGATCGTGATAATAAACGACCAGGCGGATTTTGCACTGAATTTCCTGAAGATGGCGAAAGCCGTATCTTTATGACATATGATGGATCTGCGAATACAATCTCTACGTTAGCACATGAGTTAGGCCATGCTTTCCATTCACATGTTATGCGTGACCAGTCACCTCTAAATCGTGATTACGCGATGAATGTTGCTGAAACAGCATCAACTTTTGCAGAAATTCTTATTTCGGATGCAGCTATTAAGGTAGCAGCCTCTAAAGAAGAACATATCCAATTACTCGAAGATAAAATTCAACGCAGCGTCGCTTTCTTTATGAACATTCATTCTCGTTTCCTCTTTGAAAAACGCTTCCATAAAGCACGTTTAGACGGTGCCGTTACAGTTGAAGGTTTGAACAAGTTAATGGAAGATGCTCAAAAAGAAGCCTACGTTGATAGCTTGAAAGATTACCACCCAACATTTTGGCAATCAAAATTACATTTCTATATTGATGATATTCCGTTCTATAACTACCCTTATACGTTTGGCTTCCTCTTCTCAGCCGGTATATATGCGCACGCTGGAACAGTGGAAGGCAGCTATGAGGATGCTTATATTGCCTTGTTACAAGATACAGGTTCAATGACAACTGAAGAACTCGCACAAAAACACTTGAACGTTGACCTTACAAAACCTGATTTTTGGCAAGCTGCAGTCGACATCATTTTAAAAGACATCGACGAATTTTTAGAATTGACGAAATAA
- a CDS encoding YqeG family HAD IIIA-type phosphatase — MKMFLPNRMVTSPYVITPEQLQRNGIKVVFTDLDNTLIAWDDEAAPEQLHNWIKELKTAGIELTIVSNNNEERVSKFAEEVGVPFVYRAKKPLNSGFKRAMRIYAVRRDEVAMIGDQLLTDILGGNRARLFTILVQPVKQSDAWNTKINRQIEKLIVSLLKRKNPLKWEDTL; from the coding sequence TTGAAAATGTTTTTACCCAATCGAATGGTTACATCACCGTATGTAATCACGCCGGAACAACTACAGCGAAATGGAATTAAAGTCGTGTTTACGGATCTTGATAACACACTAATTGCATGGGATGATGAAGCGGCGCCTGAACAATTACACAATTGGATTAAAGAATTGAAAACAGCTGGAATCGAGCTGACAATTGTTTCTAATAATAATGAAGAACGTGTGAGCAAATTTGCGGAAGAGGTTGGCGTTCCGTTTGTTTATCGTGCAAAAAAACCATTGAACTCCGGTTTTAAACGAGCAATGCGTATCTATGCAGTTCGTCGTGACGAAGTAGCAATGATAGGAGATCAGCTTTTGACGGATATTCTCGGTGGTAACCGTGCCCGTTTATTTACGATTTTAGTTCAGCCAGTTAAGCAAAGTGATGCTTGGAACACTAAAATTAATCGTCAGATTGAAAAGTTGATTGTGTCATTATTAAAACGAAAGAATCCATTAAAATGGGAGGATACACTATAA